The following coding sequences are from one Streptomyces sp. NBC_00536 window:
- a CDS encoding organic hydroperoxide resistance protein, whose product MDALYTAVATANGREGRAVSSDGQIDLALAMPPALGGNGQGTNPEQLFAAGYAACFASALGLVGRQAKVDTSDVSVTAETSIGQDATGFGLAVTLRIELPEALAGETGALLVKQAHEVCPYSKATRGNIPVELVIE is encoded by the coding sequence ATGGACGCGCTGTACACCGCTGTCGCCACCGCCAACGGCCGAGAGGGCCGCGCTGTCAGCTCCGACGGTCAGATCGACCTGGCGCTCGCCATGCCCCCGGCGCTGGGCGGCAACGGCCAGGGCACCAATCCCGAGCAGCTCTTCGCGGCCGGTTACGCCGCCTGCTTCGCCAGCGCGCTCGGACTGGTCGGCCGCCAGGCCAAGGTCGACACCAGCGACGTGTCGGTCACCGCCGAGACGTCCATCGGGCAGGACGCCACGGGCTTCGGCTTGGCCGTGACCCTGCGCATCGAGCTTCCGGAAGCCCTCGCGGGCGAGACGGGCGCCCTGCTGGTCAAGCAGGCCCACGAGGTCTGCCCGTACTCGAAGGCCACCCGCGGCAACATCCCCGTCGAGCTCGTCATCGAATAA